DNA from Solenopsis invicta isolate M01_SB chromosome 4, UNIL_Sinv_3.0, whole genome shotgun sequence:
AGTGAATTGATAGTTTCATTAATATTCTCCTCGAGTGgagaaatattgattatcattataattttagactTGCCTCCCAGAGAAGGCATTAATAAATGTGTTAGTTTAGAATTCCTATAAGGAATGTgttcttgatattttttaagtgcTAATATCACGTTACTAAGATTTGCTAAAGACTTATTTATACATTTGGTTTCCAAGGTTGCGCATTCTTCGATGGATAGCCTTACGGAACCGGCAAGATCAATTAGATTGATAAGTCCTACGGATACTTCATTTCTGTAAATCCTTCTTATTCTTAATGTCATCACTAAGTGTGACCTAGATaatctacaataaaaatatgaattattatacattattatttgtatacacGGTTGCCGCACTGTgtattctaaattaaattataagttcaattatcgcaataaaaattatattatttttcagtaactatactatttaaatttaattgaaaaagtaaaaaaagtaaaaaaaaacttcactTTTTGTAACACCTTATTACAATTTCAACTAAATATAATGTGCAAAATAAACTTACCGTTCATTTGACCGTGTAGCCGTAGTGGCTCGGTTCCGCTGggctttttgaaaaaatgtataccaTTCTTTtggatcttttattttttcaattgtcaaattagtaatatatatattgttacttGTACTGTTaaccatttttatattgtgGACTTTTTGTTCCGTGTCCAGtagatcaataataatttcattatacaCTTCTAGGAAGCTCACTTCAATATGACATTCATGATCATTAAGTAACTTGATCTCTTCAAATATCTGACGTATATGAAAtcacatacaaatttttttaaacaaaattacattgttttttaCATAAGTCCTCTAataattctacatataaaagtattaaaataatgttatcaaaaaatcaatacgcaatattttatatactttattcatgtatatttcgacaaataaaatatttcgttaacaattaacaattgatttatcaataactCTAATACTTTTATGTGCAAAATAATTAGTTGACTCATAATTAGTTGActcatattttgtaaaaaaaaatatatgtaattttatcttgaaatcttttgaaatattttaccaCTGATACTTTTTGTTCAcactgtataaataataaatatataagaatataccGTTCTAGGTATTACGCCTTCGGTCTCACAATCACTATCTCCTTCCATAGTGTATGTTTTTCCAGTTGTATCCTTGAAGTGCCGATTGTACAAAAAGGGATAGTTCTTCAAAAATATCCGCTTGTGATGTGTTGGATGTAAACACTTTATCAAacgtaaatttttgttttttctctaGCGAATTACTGCAgctaatattcaatttattcgGTTTACTAATTAATTCAATTGTACAGTCATCTATGAAATTTATGGTACACAGGCTGTAACAAAAGatagttttattgaaatatacaaatcaaatcaatatcaaacaaaaaatatttttatttataacgattGCTGGCAAAAGAAGagcaataaaatgatataaagataccataaaacaaattaaaaacaaattaaaacaaaaaaaaaaaattattactaatttccaaatttgattttaaaactaaaacttcACTGAAGCAATCGGTGCTATATGAaagagtatttttatatttttattttgcacaatTTGAAGAATAAACTGTTTATTGACTAggaaataatactaaaattttctaacttacgcttttttttcttcttttggaGTTTGTGGGCGAATCCGAACAAAAATTCGGAAATTGCCCGTCAATtcctgtattttattattcaatgttcgaatttttccatttttctcataaatgactttttttaaatttgttatttcttcTTGTGAATTCGTTAGttcttttctaaaattcacTACTTCTTCTTTTGAATTCATTAGTTCTTTTTCTaaattcgttactttttttttcaattcaatataCTCGTATAGCTGCTTAAATTCGCTAGAATCTTCGGCTAATTTTATTGGACATACAACAGTTTGCGTCGACCGAGACTGCATCTGTTAAAcacaataagtaaaaaaaatttataaatgttacataaataaaaaaaaacaatttaaaatataaaaaaaacaataaatttattttcagtacaaataaaattatgttcagTAGAAAgctttaatgtattaaaaaacctataagaaagtattaaatgtaaataaattaaaaaataataataaagatctAGATTAAAATAACTACATATATTCTATAGTAACTAACCGTAACTACGGCATTATTTTGGCATTCCAAAGTGCATTTGCACTTTTGAGTGCAAAAAACGGATTTTTTATAGCAAGAACATCGATTGTTATTGCAGGTGCTTATGTCGCACCTGCAATAATCCCTCAAAGGGGAGAGTTTCTTTGCATCGTTTTTATGTATGTTGAGCAGTCTTCTGAAACATAAAAACGTTcgtataatagtaaataaatattaaattaatgttaatttaatattgtatactaTTTTCACTTACCCACTATTTGACTCGGCCATGTTTCACAGATTATTTCTggattattagaatatttgatCGGAAAGTTATTCAGGAAGACCAATTGGCTTCTTTTCCGGCTTTTTAAAGTTACTTTCGCACTTGTCTTAATTTAAGTGTAGCTTCTCAATTGGTTAACTCGTATACGCAATCAAAAATAGCCGAAATAAAGATCGAGGCATTAATGGAGAGGTTGCCAGCACCAAACACGGAAGAAGTGAAGACGCTGGAAGCAGACTTGGCACGCGAGAGATCGTCGGTCGAGAACGCTTACTTCGAGTACATAGCAAAAGCAAGGCAGATGCTAGAACCAGAACGTGCGGTAAATAACATAATAGTACAAGCGCCAGAACAACAGGTAAACAATCTCAATGTAAAATTACCTACACTGCAACTTCCGAAATTCAGTGTTAGTTATGACCAATGTCTCATGTTCAAAGATACATTCACTTCAGTTATAGACTCTATCGCTAGATTGTTAAACATACAAAAATTCCAATATTTACGTAGTTCATTATCGAGAGAAGCATTGCAGGAACCACACACTGTAAACAACAGACAAGAATTATGAAACAGGCGTTTGATTAAAcaaagatatgaaaataaaaagcttattattaatacacatataaaaaaagtttttgaattgcAAGCGGTATCAAAAGGTAGTCATGTAGCATTACGTAACTTCATAGATTCCGTTCGTACTCATTACAGAGCACTAGAAATGTTGCGACAGCCAGTCACACAATGGGACACTCTTCTCATTTACTTATTAAGCGATAAGTTAGATTATAACACTAGAAAAGATTGGGAGTTAGAGGTAGCAAAAACGGACTCAGAAAACATGCCCTCGCTAAAGTCATTACTAGAATTTTTAACGAATAGAGCTCACACTTTAGAATTAATAGAAGGCACGAAAAATAAGTTAGAGATCACGTCGAAAAAACCGGTTAAGAGAGTAAACGTAGCAGCCGTAACATCGTTAGGTTGCGCTTACTGTGAGGGATCACACCATATATTTAAATgcgaaaaatttattagattgtcaatttcagaaaaaaagagaagaggtTCAAAAAAGACAGCTATGCTTTTACTGTCTACGTAAGGGTCACTATATACAAGCGTGTACGGCATCGACTTGTAAGTTATGTTCTAAAAAGCATAACACTATGCTGCATATGGACAGAGAGGATCATCCAGACAACAAATCTACGAAAAGCCAACTAGCAACATCAGACAATAGAAACGGAGCAAGATCAGCAAAAACGTCGGAATCAAAACAGGCTAAACATAACACAGCATCATCGGACAACGAAACAGCAGTTATAGTAACTACAACTCGGACCACAGAACCTTTGTAGCCACAGCAAAAGTATACATAGAAGATGGAGATGGCAATTTGCAAGTATGCCGAGCCATGCTCGACCCAGGGGCGCAGACCGACATTATCACAAAAGAGTAAGCGAAAAGACTCAATTTGAGAACCGACAAAGCGGAGGTGCCAATCAGTGGCATCAGCCAGACGCGAACAACAGCCAAGGAAGAAGTCATAGCCAAAATCAAATCTATGCACAACGATTTCGTATTAGAGTTAAAATGTCTAGTCATGCCAACTATAACGGAAAGACTACCGCAAATCAAGGTAAACACAAATTCATGGAATATCCCGAAGGATATAAAGATGGCAGACCCAGATTTTAACCTACCTGGAACAATAGAACTGCTCATAGGAAGCGCCAAATTCTGGAAACTGTTGGGCACCAGACAACGAGAATTAGAAGATACATTGCCTACATTACAGGAAACGCGGCTTGGATGGATCGTCGGTGGAGAACTAATAGATACAAGAAAAACAAGAAACAGACGAGTGTGTAACATCGCTACTCTAAACGACCAGTTAACAAAATTCTGGAATATTGAAGAGTCGCCATTAGAAAAACAGAAACAGGCTTACTCACCACAGGAACAACAAGCGGAAGACTTCTTCATGCAAACAGTAAAAAGAGACAATAACGGAAGATACGTCGTGCGTCTGCCAAAAGACGATTCAGTAGAGCTCGGGGAATTAGAGAACGTTGCAATTCAAAGATTCATATACATCGAAAGAAAGCTAAAGCAACAACCACAGTTACGAGAAAATTACCATAGTTTCATCCAAGACTACGAGACACTAGGACATCTGTCCTTAGCGAAACAACAGAATAGTACACTCGATAAAGATTATTGCTATCTGCCGCATCAGCCGGTTATTAAGACATCGAGTCTATCTACGAAATTAAGAGTCGTGTTTGACGGCTCGGCAAAGACGTCATCGGGCATGTCGTTAAATCAAAAACTCCTGAGTGGGCCCAATCTGCAAAAGGACTTATGGCAAATTACGATACGCTTCAGAGAGCATCCATTCGTAATCACAgcagatattaaaatgatgtttAGACAAATCTGGGCGGCGGAGGAGGATAGAGATTTACAGAAGATCATCTGGAGATATGACCCTTCAGAATCAGCGCGAGCCTATACGTTAAATACAGTAACGTACGGCACAAATCGTGCACCGTACCTAGCGATGCGTTGCTTAAGGCATCTAGCTACGCAGCCAGAGGCAGCCAAACGAGAGGCAGCAGCCAAAGTGCTGCTCAATGACTTCTATATGGACGACGTATTGACGGGCACCAGCACATTACATCAAGCAGTTGAGTTGCGAAAAGAACTGTCAGATCTATTAGCAGTGGCAGGATTCCAACTAAGAAAATGGAGAACGAACAACCCAAAAATTCTTCAGGATCTTGCGCAGGACAGAAAAGAAGATAGTCTGTTGATATTAGATTCAGAGGAACCTTTAAAGACGTTGGGACTCCTCTGGAATTCAACCGAAGATACACTACAATACTCGGTGACCTTAACAGAAAACAGCATAACTATGTGGCATACTGTCACAAATTGCAAGAATTTATGATCCGCTTGGACTAATAGGGTCAGTGCTCATAAACGCGAAGATGACCATGCAGGAAATCTGGAAGTTGAGCGTAGATTGGGACGATCCAGTACCCAAAACATTCAGACACTCGTGGAATAAATACTACAAGTCACTTACTACGCTCAGGCAAATTAGAATTCCAAGAAATTTTAATCTGCACAGCGAGAAATCACTTGAAATTCACGGCTTTGGAGACGCTTCAGAGAAAGCGTACGGGGCCTGTATCTATTGTGTACATAAAGCAAAGGAAGGGCAACAAAAATCATTTCTCATATGCTCCAAGGCAAAAGTCGctccattaaaaatattatcgctGCCAAAACTTAAACTGTGTGCGGCTCTCTTGTTATCTAGACTGGTAGCTGCATTCGTCGGCGCCATAAAGCATCCAATCAAGAATATATACCTGTGGAGCGATTCAACAATCACTATCTCTTGAATCAATACTCCACCGCATAAGTTACATACTTATTATGCAGAGTCGTAGAAATAAAAACTTAGTACCCGGAATCAAATGGTACCATGTACCGTCGTCACAAAACCCGGCGGACCTTTTATCAAGAGGCACAACTGCTGAAGGTTTAATAGGCAACGAGCTGTGGTGGCACGGTCCACCGTGGCTCCCCAATCTGGAACAATGGCCTAAAATGCACATTGAACTACCGTCAACCATAATAGGAATGCGTGAAGAGGTAGTATTGACAGCTTCCACATTGCAGCAAGATCTCCTACAAAGATACTCTTCGATTAACAAATTCAAGGAGGTCATAGCCTATTGCTGGCGATTTAAGAAATCGCCAGGACAGCGCAGAGCCACATCTCTAACAATAGAGGAACTCGACAGAGCGGAACAAGCCATCTGCCGTATGGTACAAGCAGAAAGTTTTCCACACGAAATTCGAGATTTGCAACAGAAAAAAAGAGTGCACGCTAGCAATCAGCTAACCGCTCTTAACCCATTTACTGACGAGTCAGGATTAATCAGGGTAGGTGGGAGGTTGAAGCATGCACACCTTCCATACAAAAACATCAGATCGTTTTACCAGCAAGGCATCACGTTACAGAAATCAGAGAAGAGCATATCAGACTAAAACACTGTGGCCCACAACACTTACTGGCTGCAGAACACGATACTGGCCTCTTTCGGGGAGAAGAGAGTCCAGGAAAGTGGTAAGAAGGTGCATACCATGTTTCAAATATAGGCCTAACATCATAGAACTGAGAATGGCGGATCTTCCGGAGTCCAGGGTGACAGTTACTAGACCATTTGCTATCTGCGGCACAGATTACGCCGGCCCTTTCACCATCAGAGAAAGTAAAAGAAGAGGTAATATACCTACTAGTAAAGCATATGTGGCACTATTCGTCTGTTTTAAAACAAAAGCAGTCCACCTCAAGCTGGTGAGTAGTTTGACCACCGAAGCATTTATGGCGGCATTTAAAAGGTTCTGTGCGAGAAGAGGAACATGTATTCACATGTATTCGGACAATGGCTCTAATTTAGTGGGAGCAGCAAACGAGctaaaagaaatttatgaatTCGTGAAGAAAGAAGAAGGATACATTGCAACGGAATTGGCATCACAAAATGTACAATGGCACTTTATACCACCTAGAGCGCCACATTTTGGCGGTCTCTGGGAAGCCGCGGTAAGAAGCGCAAAGAGACACATACAAATCATCATGAAAAGCCTACTATACACATTTGAGGAGTACTACACACTCTTAGTAGAAATAGAGGGCATTTTAAACAGTAGACTTTTAACCGCCTTGTCATCGGATCCAAATGATGTTCTGCCGCTCACACCAGCACATTTCCTCACAGGCTCAACCCTGCAGATGCCACCTGAGAGAAATTATTTAGATACCAAAGACAGCCATCTATCTAGATGGCAACATATACAAAAATTGCGCCAGCACTTCTGGCAAAGATGGCAAAAGAAATACCTGCAACAACTACAAACACGAACCATCTGGAGAGGGGGTAAAAATGCTGTGAAAATTGGAGACCTAGTACTGGTGATTGAGGAAAATCTACCTCCACTACAATGGAAGTTGGGACGCGTAGAGCAAACACACCCAGGACAAGATGGAATTACCAGAGTGGTAACGATTAGAACACCTACAGGAACTTACAAGCGAGCCGTAAGAAAAATATGCGCACTCCCCCATAAGGAGTGAAGGCTTaaacattcaaattttaatttaatcttaatactCCTTCTCTTTTCATTGACTAGCATGTGTGTACATCTCAGTTTATTAATCACTTACATTATCATTTGCTTACAtctcagtgtattattcatttagttatatcttat
Protein-coding regions in this window:
- the LOC105201479 gene encoding uncharacterized protein LOC105201479, translated to MPTITERLPQIKVNTNSWNIPKDIKMADPDFNLPGTIELLIGSAKFWKLLGTRQRELEDTLPTLQETRLGWIVGGELIDTRKTRNRRVCNIATLNDQLTKFWNIEESPLEKQKQAYSPQEQQAEDFFMQTVKRDNNGRYVVRLPKDDSVELGELENVAIQRFIYIERKLKQQPQLRENYHSFIQDYETLGHLSLAKQQNSTLDKDYCYLPHQPVIKTSSLSTKLRVVFDGSAKTSSGMSLNQKLLSGPNLQKDLWQITIRFREHPFVITADIKMMFRQIWAAEEDRDLQKIIWRYDPSESARAYTLNTVTYGTNRAPYLAMRCLRHLATQPEAAKREAAAKVLLNDFYMDDVLTGTSTLHQAVELRKELSDLLAVAGFQLRKWRTNNPKILQDLAQDRKEDSLLILDSEEPLKTLGLLWNSTEDTLQYSVTLTENSITMWHTVTNCKNL
- the LOC120357455 gene encoding protein claret segregational-like; the protein is MVNSTSNNIYITNLTIEKIKDPKEWYTFFQKAQRNRATTATRSNERLSRSHLVMTLRIRRIYRNEVSVGLINLIDLAGSVRLSIEECATLETKCINKSLANLSNVILALKKYQEHIPYRNSKLTHLLMPSLGGKSKIIMIINISPLEENINETINSLRFALIVNNCTTGAVQRNRTRDTYL